Proteins from a single region of Apium graveolens cultivar Ventura chromosome 7, ASM990537v1, whole genome shotgun sequence:
- the LOC141670456 gene encoding uncharacterized protein LOC141670456 isoform X3 yields MRRPFNMDSTRAKEFGVIVKVAVQSFRCSAYLRFFQENKILPAMAMLLQDCQLGQIVSGLVVGVVVQLLSSSAYQLIDAFDLGLVVTGNSLVQTVMNPTSKGIMQVWRHNNSHIKVSDH; encoded by the exons ATGAGGCGCCCATTTAATATGGACTCCACAAGAGCTAAAGAATTTGGCGTCATTGTTAAGGTGGCAGTTCAATCTTTTCGCTGTTCTGCATATTTACGTTTCTTTCAAGAAAATAAAATACTCCCAGCAATGGCGATGTTGTTACAGGATTGTCAACTTG GACAAATTGTCTCAGGGCTGGTGGTTGGAGTGGTTGTACAATTGTTGTCTTCTTCAGCTTACCAATTGATTGATGCTTTTGACTTGGGACTGGTGGTTACTG GTAACAGCCTTGTACAAACAGTAATGAACCCTACAAGCAAGGGAATTATGCAAGTGTGGAGGCATAATAATTCCCACATAAAAGTTTCTGACCATTAG
- the LOC141670456 gene encoding uncharacterized protein LOC141670456 isoform X1, whose protein sequence is MCMYSVEAVANVMRRPFNMDSTRAKEFGVIVKVAVQSFRCSAYLRFFQENKILPAMAMLLQDCQLGQIVSGLVVGVVVQLLSSSAYQLIDAFDLGLVVTGNSLVQTVMNPTSKGIMQVWRHNNSHIKVSDH, encoded by the exons atgtgtatgtat TCAGTTGAAGCTGTAGCCAATGTGATGAGGCGCCCATTTAATATGGACTCCACAAGAGCTAAAGAATTTGGCGTCATTGTTAAGGTGGCAGTTCAATCTTTTCGCTGTTCTGCATATTTACGTTTCTTTCAAGAAAATAAAATACTCCCAGCAATGGCGATGTTGTTACAGGATTGTCAACTTG GACAAATTGTCTCAGGGCTGGTGGTTGGAGTGGTTGTACAATTGTTGTCTTCTTCAGCTTACCAATTGATTGATGCTTTTGACTTGGGACTGGTGGTTACTG GTAACAGCCTTGTACAAACAGTAATGAACCCTACAAGCAAGGGAATTATGCAAGTGTGGAGGCATAATAATTCCCACATAAAAGTTTCTGACCATTAG
- the LOC141670456 gene encoding uncharacterized protein LOC141670456 isoform X5, which yields MCMYSVEAVANVMRRPFNMDSTRAKEFGVIVKVAVQSFRCSAYLRFFQENKILPAMAMLLQDCQLGLVVGVVVQLLSSSAYQLIDAFDLGLVVTG from the exons atgtgtatgtat TCAGTTGAAGCTGTAGCCAATGTGATGAGGCGCCCATTTAATATGGACTCCACAAGAGCTAAAGAATTTGGCGTCATTGTTAAGGTGGCAGTTCAATCTTTTCGCTGTTCTGCATATTTACGTTTCTTTCAAGAAAATAAAATACTCCCAGCAATGGCGATGTTGTTACAGGATTGTCAACTTG GGCTGGTGGTTGGAGTGGTTGTACAATTGTTGTCTTCTTCAGCTTACCAATTGATTGATGCTTTTGACTTGGGACTGGTGGTTACTG GATGA
- the LOC141674293 gene encoding protein RALF-like 33 translates to MAASSGFLALLALFLIHIMIIQASGSQQNSIGWMPTRSGCRGTVAECLSGGEEDSEFELDSESNRRILATSNYISYGALQRNNVPCSQRGASYYNCKQGAQANPYNRGCSAISRCRS, encoded by the coding sequence ATGGCAGCTTCTTCAGGCTTTCTTGCATTGCTAGCTCTGTTTCTGATCCACATTATGATAATCCAAGCAAGTGGGTCCCAACAAAACTCCATCGGTTGGATGCCCACGAGATCCGGCTGCCGTGGAACAGTCGCAGAGTGTCTTTCCGGCGGCGAGGAAGACTCGGAGTTCGAGCTTGACTCAGAGTCAAACAGGCGCATATTAGCAACAAGCAACTACATAAGCTATGGTGCGCTGCAGAGGAACAATGTACCATGCTCACAGCGTGGCGCATCTTACTATAATTGTAAACAAGGTGCACAAGCCAATCCTTACAACCGGGGCTGCAGTGCCATTAGTCGTTGCAGAAGCTAA
- the LOC141670456 gene encoding uncharacterized protein LOC141670456 isoform X2, whose protein sequence is MCMYSVEAVANVMRRPFNMDSTRAKEFGVIVKVAVQSFRCSAYLRFFQENKILPAMAMLLQDCQLGLVVGVVVQLLSSSAYQLIDAFDLGLVVTGNSLVQTVMNPTSKGIMQVWRHNNSHIKVSDH, encoded by the exons atgtgtatgtat TCAGTTGAAGCTGTAGCCAATGTGATGAGGCGCCCATTTAATATGGACTCCACAAGAGCTAAAGAATTTGGCGTCATTGTTAAGGTGGCAGTTCAATCTTTTCGCTGTTCTGCATATTTACGTTTCTTTCAAGAAAATAAAATACTCCCAGCAATGGCGATGTTGTTACAGGATTGTCAACTTG GGCTGGTGGTTGGAGTGGTTGTACAATTGTTGTCTTCTTCAGCTTACCAATTGATTGATGCTTTTGACTTGGGACTGGTGGTTACTG GTAACAGCCTTGTACAAACAGTAATGAACCCTACAAGCAAGGGAATTATGCAAGTGTGGAGGCATAATAATTCCCACATAAAAGTTTCTGACCATTAG
- the LOC141671985 gene encoding uncharacterized protein LOC141671985 isoform X1, protein MEFNVSGHALKTFARSITCLARIGNELAIQASPSLLTFHSLNSSRSAYQSISLKPDFFDAYTISGGAQIQCSVLLKAICAVLRTPIASIDHLRVHLPNPDASKVQWTLDCNNGLRKAYWITCNVEPDIQHLSLDRRKLPSSLVVRPRDLNRLLANFQSTLQEITIFATEPTSVPADAASEIGGKAVELRSYIDPSKDNDSSLHTQLWIDPSEEFVQYNHTGNPVDVTFGVKELKAFLSFCEGCEVDIHLYFEKAGEPILMAPKFGLDDGSTSNFDATLVLATMLVSQLQERTDTGPPPAEATTNDESHQGVESMQQEKTRGNVSEHPSDHTRIWSELSASGIRDGTGAEQRGAQAERNPNTTEQEEIHRISELHIAGAGSGKRNVPNELKRMILVFHNTILVIGLMLMRMMMKVMSLTCVSNLHHHIMKKDSTIKFQFFSAKEGLFFGSSLCKCC, encoded by the exons ATGGAGTTTAATGTAAGTGGACATGCTTTGAAGACATTTGCAAGGTCCATCACGTGCCTCGCACGCATCGGCAATGAACTCGCTATTCAAGCTTCTCCTTCTCTG TTGACGTTTCACAGTCTGAACTCATCACGTTCTGCCTATCAATCTATCTCACTGAAGCCGGATTTCTTCGATGCCTACACAATTTCTGGTGGTGCTCAGATTCAGTGCAGCGTACTTTTGAAG GCTATTTGTGCTGTTCTTCGTACACCAATTGCAAGTATTGACCATTTAAGAGTGCACTTACCTAATCCTGATGCTTCAAAAGTACAGTGGACATTGGACTGCAACAATG GTTTGAGGAAAGCCTATTGGATAACTTGCAATGTTGAGCCTGACATTCAACATCTATCTCTTGATAGGAGAAAGCTTCCAAGCAGCCTTGTTGTTAGGCCTCGTGATCTCAACAGATTATTAGCTAATTTTCAGTCAACCCTTCAGGAGATTACAATCTTTGCAACTGAGCCAACTTCCGTGCCTGCTGACGCTGCAAGTGAAATTGGGGGGAAAGCTGTTGAACTTAGAAGCTACATAGACCCAAGCAAAG ATAACGATTCATCATTACACACACAACTGTGGATAGATCCTTCTGAAGAGTTTGTGCAATACAATCACACTGGAAACCCTGTGGATGTGACATTTGGCGTGAAGGAATTGAAG GCCTTTCTCTCTTTCTGTGAGGGATGTGAAGTTGATATTCACTTGTACTTCGAGAAAGCCGGCGA GCCCATTCTCATGGCACCAAAGTTTGGCTTAGATGATGGCTCTacttcaaattttgatgccacACTAGTACTAGCAACGATGCTTGTTTCTCAGCTTCAAGAAAGGACGGACACAGGGCCACCACCAGCTGAAGCTACAACAAATGATGAATCTCATCAAGGAGTTGAATCAATGCAACAAGAGAAAACAAGGGGAAATGTTTCTGAGCATCCATCTGATCACACAAGAATTTGGTCTGAACTTTCAG CAAGCGGCATCAGAGATGGTACTGGCGCTGAACAAAGGGGAGCTCAAGCGGAAAGAAATCCTAATACAACTGAACAAGAGGAAATTCATAGAATCAGTGAATTGCATATTGCCGGAGCTGGTTCGGGCAAAAGAAATGTGCCAAATG agctgaaacgaatgatcCTGGTTTTTCACAACACCATCCTAGTAATTGGGTTGATGctgatgaggatgatgatgaaggtgatgagccTGACCTGTGTATCCAATCTACACCACCATATTATGAAGAAAGATAGCACTATAAAGTTCCAGTTCTTTTCTGCAAAAGAGGGATTGTTCTTTGGGTCCTCATTGTGCAAGTGTTGCTAG
- the LOC141670456 gene encoding uncharacterized protein LOC141670456 isoform X4 produces MCMYSVEAVANVMRRPFNMDSTRAKEFGVIVKVAVQSFRCSAYLRFFQENKILPAMAMLLQDCQLGQIVSGLVVGVVVQLLSSSAYQLIDAFDLGLVVTG; encoded by the exons atgtgtatgtat TCAGTTGAAGCTGTAGCCAATGTGATGAGGCGCCCATTTAATATGGACTCCACAAGAGCTAAAGAATTTGGCGTCATTGTTAAGGTGGCAGTTCAATCTTTTCGCTGTTCTGCATATTTACGTTTCTTTCAAGAAAATAAAATACTCCCAGCAATGGCGATGTTGTTACAGGATTGTCAACTTG GACAAATTGTCTCAGGGCTGGTGGTTGGAGTGGTTGTACAATTGTTGTCTTCTTCAGCTTACCAATTGATTGATGCTTTTGACTTGGGACTGGTGGTTACTG GATGA
- the LOC141671985 gene encoding uncharacterized protein LOC141671985 isoform X2 translates to MEFNVSGHALKTFARSITCLARIGNELAIQASPSLLTFHSLNSSRSAYQSISLKPDFFDAYTISGGAQIQCSVLLKAICAVLRTPIASIDHLRVHLPNPDASKVQWTLDCNNGLRKAYWITCNVEPDIQHLSLDRRKLPSSLVVRPRDLNRLLANFQSTLQEITIFATEPTSVPADAASEIGGKAVELRSYIDPSKDNDSSLHTQLWIDPSEEFVQYNHTGNPVDVTFGVKELKAFLSFCEGCEVDIHLYFEKAGEPILMAPKFGLDDGSTSNFDATLVLATMLVSQLQERTDTGPPPAEATTNDESHQGVESMQQEKTRGNVSEHPSDHTRIWSELSASGIRDGTGAEQRGAQAERNPNTTEQEEIHRISELHIAGAGSGKRNVPNDRAETNDPGFSQHHPSNWVDADEDDDEGDEPDLCIQSTPPYYEER, encoded by the exons ATGGAGTTTAATGTAAGTGGACATGCTTTGAAGACATTTGCAAGGTCCATCACGTGCCTCGCACGCATCGGCAATGAACTCGCTATTCAAGCTTCTCCTTCTCTG TTGACGTTTCACAGTCTGAACTCATCACGTTCTGCCTATCAATCTATCTCACTGAAGCCGGATTTCTTCGATGCCTACACAATTTCTGGTGGTGCTCAGATTCAGTGCAGCGTACTTTTGAAG GCTATTTGTGCTGTTCTTCGTACACCAATTGCAAGTATTGACCATTTAAGAGTGCACTTACCTAATCCTGATGCTTCAAAAGTACAGTGGACATTGGACTGCAACAATG GTTTGAGGAAAGCCTATTGGATAACTTGCAATGTTGAGCCTGACATTCAACATCTATCTCTTGATAGGAGAAAGCTTCCAAGCAGCCTTGTTGTTAGGCCTCGTGATCTCAACAGATTATTAGCTAATTTTCAGTCAACCCTTCAGGAGATTACAATCTTTGCAACTGAGCCAACTTCCGTGCCTGCTGACGCTGCAAGTGAAATTGGGGGGAAAGCTGTTGAACTTAGAAGCTACATAGACCCAAGCAAAG ATAACGATTCATCATTACACACACAACTGTGGATAGATCCTTCTGAAGAGTTTGTGCAATACAATCACACTGGAAACCCTGTGGATGTGACATTTGGCGTGAAGGAATTGAAG GCCTTTCTCTCTTTCTGTGAGGGATGTGAAGTTGATATTCACTTGTACTTCGAGAAAGCCGGCGA GCCCATTCTCATGGCACCAAAGTTTGGCTTAGATGATGGCTCTacttcaaattttgatgccacACTAGTACTAGCAACGATGCTTGTTTCTCAGCTTCAAGAAAGGACGGACACAGGGCCACCACCAGCTGAAGCTACAACAAATGATGAATCTCATCAAGGAGTTGAATCAATGCAACAAGAGAAAACAAGGGGAAATGTTTCTGAGCATCCATCTGATCACACAAGAATTTGGTCTGAACTTTCAG CAAGCGGCATCAGAGATGGTACTGGCGCTGAACAAAGGGGAGCTCAAGCGGAAAGAAATCCTAATACAACTGAACAAGAGGAAATTCATAGAATCAGTGAATTGCATATTGCCGGAGCTGGTTCGGGCAAAAGAAATGTGCCAAATG acagagctgaaacgaatgatcCTGGTTTTTCACAACACCATCCTAGTAATTGGGTTGATGctgatgaggatgatgatgaaggtgatgagccTGACCTGTGTATCCAATCTACACCACCATATTATGAAGAAAGATAG